CTTGTATTACCAACATGACAGTCGCCAATCAAATGTGCGGACCGCAATTACCGATGGGTCACTGAGAACCAACCGATCTATGTGTCATCAGATCACATGCACCGTCCTATACTCAGGCATCCCCGGGGATtcggggaaaagaaaaaacgTGTGGTCATGCTATCGTTTAAATATTATCTGATGGGTGACCCCACCGATCTACAGGCACCGATCTTGCTAAACGCTAAAGCCCAGGACCCACTCCTCGTCCCCCGAAGCTATATTCTACACTCCTGGGGGCTTTAGGTCCTCTGGGAAGTATGGGTTTGATCCCTATGGATCCTGTGGCCATAAATGATCATAGGAACGTGACTTCCACTTGGGAGATAATAAGCCGGATCTTGCGAGCAGCAAAAATATGAGGTGATTAAAGTGTGGTCTGGCCGATAATAATCAATGGACACCCAACTTCTTTAACAGTCCCTTAAAAGAAAatgaagatttttttttagaaaaaTAAACTCGACCGTTTCATTGACGGTTGTCTGAGACAAATGATTGTTTGAATTTTCTCCCCATCATTTTCTGTTCTTGTTATCAACCTTGGTCCCTGGCCTAATTTGGGGGCGAGACTTATGAGGTAGGAGAAGAAAGGTAGACAGGCGGAGAGAAGAAACAAGGTTATTGGCTTCTCCTCTTCGATAAAAAGTACTACCTCTGGGACAGGGACGCAGAATAGTGGTAGGGGCGGTTTAGCGGCGGCGCGCTGTCCAACTCACGGATGGAAAGCCAGCCGTCCCTAGCGTCGAATGCTGTCATTTTCGGCGTCGGTTTCAAGACTCTTATATTCCTACAGGGGTGACGTTTGGCCCGCCTTTTTGATCTAAGAATTCAGAGAGGTCTAAATCAGTGCCAGACAATATCTGATCCCAGATTCCATGCTCCCAAAAGTAGTAACCAACGCTCCCAGGGTATCACCTCTCATTCCCCGGAGCTATACAGTCCACCCCGGGAGCTATAGGTCCTCTGGGACCATGACCGTTCCTCCTGTGAGCGGCCAAGAGCGTGCCTAGGAACCATGCCATGGATTCTGGGATCGAATATGATCCCAGAAATGTGAGGCTCATTCGGCCTGGCCGCGCAGACAAGAAAGTGTATTTCCAGCTTGCCGATAAGAAGATTTCTACTCAACTATTTCACACGGTCTTCAAGCAGACGGCAGACCACAAGGAGTCAAAGCATGAATGCGGCGATGAGGCGATTGAGATACTTGCCCACAACTTTGCTTCCAAGGTGCCAGACCAAGTTTTCAGTCCGGCTGAAGTTTTGTCGTTCCTATTGGAGCAGAAGAACTCGCCTTTTGGCGCTGTTACTAGTGTTGAAAACTGGGTAGCGAAGACAAAGGCTGGGAGCCAACTGAAGAGAGAGGGTTCCTGGGTACAAGAAGGACGTTAAGAACTAGGAAGAGAGGGCACCCGCGCAATGGAGAGGCAAAGCGGCATAACACCGCGACGACATTTGGTGTGTGGATAGGACTGACCAAGCCTGTGTCGCCAATTGGATGTTGGTTTAATGTTTGAGGCGCTTCACTATTTTTCTGGTTTTTTCCCTGCCCTTTAGGTACTTTGCTACCCTGCCAGTCTTTTTCTTGGCCCATCGATCTTAGCCCATCGATCTTAGACCCCCACTCTTTCAGTTGCTTCCCATACTCTCACTCCTTAATTTGAACACATTTGCCAACCTGCAACCTGTATTAGCTAGTAGGTAGCTTGGAGTTCTGTTTGGCCGATGCTCGCGCTAAGAGAAGCCAGATCTCCGCGGAGGAACTTGATGTTGACCACAGAGTCCCTAATGCATTGGGCAAGGCTCAAGCGCATATTCAAGATCGCGAAACAATTTGATGTGGTGCTACTTTTGGATGCATTCATGGAGCGTCCGATTGCCTCCCATGGAAATCACAACCGCCTTGTGActgcttttttttgcgaAACCTTAAATATTATGAAGGTATCCCATCCTATTCTTGACCGCCAGTCTGCAGCCCGAATCAGTTCGATATCCCTTATTACCAGACGCCGACACATCGTTGATGTCACCTCAAGGAAGTCGAGTGCTCATCGTGACGACAAATCATATCGAACACCTTGACGAAGCAATTTTTGTCATGATGAGCACCCGACCTTCTTGAGGTGACATTCTAGCAAACTGGTTCAGCGTAGGTAGTGCTAGTTGCAGGAACGCATAATTATCATGCATTGTGCGATAACTAAGCCAATAATGTAAACATAATTCCTCCCGCCCCATGATCTGACAGTACGGTCGTCAACCGAGTCGACTAACGCAGTGATCTATGGTCTGATGGTCGTCATACGTAGGGAACTGTCGAGCTAGACAAGAGCTTTTGCTTGCTTTCCCCGCGCTGACGCGATGACCACGCCAGGTATTGCCAGAAGTTGATTCAAGAACCCGACGGCGCTTCAACAATTTCACATCCTCCAAGTCAATGACAATTAACTGGCCACTGATGTCATCCCACAACATATTGCGCCACTCACTGTCGTTGTGGACGACTCCGTGCGACCGGAGCACGGTCAGAGCTTTCTTGCGCTCCTGGTTGAAGAAACTGGAATTCTCGTCATTAATTATATGCTGAAGCCGCGTTCCTGACCAGCTCAAGACCATCATCTCGGCCATTAATTCACCATGGTACCAATACGCGACCCGTGGCTGAAAGGATCCAAGACAGGCGGGGATCTGATGTCCTTGCAAGATCCTGAGGTGACGATAATTGTCCGCCTCCGCTTGAAGGCGATGCTGCTTCTCCACTGTGGTAGCTTTAATGACCACAGTGTATCCGTGTGATAGAAGGGTAGCTTTGACGAGGTAACCCGTCCGGCCACAGACGTGGAGTTGTTCAAACCCATGGTTTCGGTTTCGGGCAAGTTGACAGTGAAGCCGGCGTGTGAACTCTTGCGGTCCCATGGAGTGTCTCTGTCCACCGTGGAGTTTCCGGTTAGGGCATTCTTTATCTAGAGGGTCTCGGTTGACCA
The nucleotide sequence above comes from Penicillium digitatum chromosome 1, complete sequence. Encoded proteins:
- a CDS encoding ATPase, AAA-type, core — translated: MDSGIEYDPRNVRLIRPGRADKKVYFQLADKKISTQLFHTVFKQTADHKESKHECGDEAIEILAHNFASKVPDQVFSPAEVLSFLLEQKNSPFGAVTSVENWVAKTKAGSQLKREGSWVQEGR